The following are encoded together in the Anopheles nili chromosome 3, idAnoNiliSN_F5_01, whole genome shotgun sequence genome:
- the LOC128723149 gene encoding 2-oxoisovalerate dehydrogenase subunit beta, mitochondrial has product MNILQKAASVGLKTIPRNGLLRHSSHFVYQPDASPPVEGPTKKMNMFQAINQAMDIALEQNESALVFGEDVAFGGVFRCSMGLQQKYGKQRVFNTPLCEQGIAGFAIGVANTGATAIAEMQFADYIFPAFDQIINEAAKYRYRSGNLYDCGSLTFRAPCSAVGHGACYHSQSPEAYFAHTPGLKVVVPRGPNKAKGLLLACVKDNDPCIVFEPKTLYRAAVEEVPVAAFESPIGKADVLRTGTDVTLIGWGTQIHVLQEVADMAKAQLDVSCEVIDLVSILPWDKETICNSAKKTGRVLIAHEAPLTSGFGAELAATIQEECFLHLESPVMRVTGWDTPFPHVFEPFYIPDKHRCLAGVRKLIEY; this is encoded by the exons ATGAATATTCTGCAGAAAGCAGCCTCCGTGGGGTTAAAAACGATTCCCCGAAATGGACTTCTGCGGCATTCGTCCCATTTCGTGTACCAACCAGACGCAAGTCCACCAGTCGAAGGCCCAACTAAAAAGATGAACATGTTCCAAGCCATTAACCAGGCGATGGATATTGCACTGGAGCAGAACGAGTCGGCGCTGGTGTTCGGCGAAGATGTCgcttttgggggtgttttCCGCTGTTCGATGGGTCTGCAGCAGAAGTACGGCAAACAACGCGTGTTCAACACGCCACTATGCGAGCAGGGCATTGCTGGGTTTGCCATCGGTGTGGCCAATACGGGTGCGACGGCGATCGCGGAGATGCAGTTTGCTGACTACATCTTTCCGGCATTCGATCAGATCATTAACGAGGCGGCCAAGTATCGGTACCGCAGTGGTAACCTCTACGATTGCGGGTCGCTCACATTTCGCGCCCCGTGTAGTGCCGTTGGCCACGGCGCATGCTACCACTCGCAAAGTCCCGAAGCTTACTTCGCGCACACACCAGGACTAAAAGTGGTGGTACCGAGGGGTCCAAATAAGGCGAAGGGACTGCTTCTGGCTTGCGTGAAGGACAATGATCCGTGTATCGTATTCGAACCAAAAACGCTGTACCGTGCGGCCGTAGAGGAAGTGCCCGTTGCAGCCTTCGAGTCTCCGATTGGCAAGGCTGACGTTTTGCGCACCGGAACCGACGTTACACTGATTGGTTGGGGTACACAAATTCATGTCTTGCAAGAGGTAGCCGACATGGCCAAAGCTCAGCTGGACGTGAGCTGTGAGGTGATCGATCTGGTCTCAATTTTGCCCTGGGACAAGGAAACAATATGCAAT TCGGCCAAGAAAACCGGACGCGTTCTGATTGCCCACGAAGCTCCCTTAACCAGTGGATTTGGGGCCGAGCTGGCTGCCACCATACAGGAAGAATGTTTCCTGCATCTGGAATCTCCTGTGATGAGAGTCACTGGCTGGGATACACCGTTCCCACACGTGTTCGAGCCTTTCTACATTCCCGACAAGCACCGGTGCCTAGCTGGCGTTCGTAAGCTCATCGAATACTAa